One region of Skermanella mucosa genomic DNA includes:
- a CDS encoding right-handed parallel beta-helix repeat-containing protein yields the protein MGDRQIWVSKSGSNSNSGSSSSPLKTIQAAIDRASGGDDIMVKAGTYVENVRIRKDDISLISADGNHDATIKAASQGRAAISGFGVEGIKIKGFEIDGPSGSNAVHFGMSGRGFKDPIRDLTIQDNKIHSSGLDGIKVSQAYNVKVLNNDVSGSGEEGIDFVAVNNSRIAGNDVFGSDGPSALGVKGGSSNVKIENNTVWDAKGAGISVGGWTTDKWMWPNARSYEAKDLTVVGNEVRDVGKAAILVSGARESHIGDNYLDPDNGQKAAIWVDRSKAAHPSPIYSKDISIEDNFFESSKLVQVNKGNGGGLDVSGNSAAASGQKGVWASARSAGDVAGASNDAAPDMIAVARDDLPEGYDLQHGGDLPDVRIVLGDESVIYTPIRDGDFDVTDLPDGAVSADDYLFFEPVDDTADSAALDDAAAILTGWHALDEAAQPELAGVDQASSSASGWVL from the coding sequence ATGGGCGATCGTCAGATCTGGGTTTCCAAGTCCGGAAGCAACTCGAATTCCGGCAGTTCTTCTTCACCACTGAAGACTATTCAGGCCGCAATCGACCGCGCTTCGGGCGGTGACGACATCATGGTCAAGGCCGGCACCTATGTTGAGAATGTCCGGATCCGAAAGGATGACATTTCGCTGATTTCGGCTGATGGAAACCACGACGCGACGATCAAGGCTGCCTCGCAGGGCCGTGCGGCGATCAGCGGCTTCGGGGTCGAAGGGATCAAGATCAAGGGCTTCGAGATCGACGGGCCGTCCGGTTCCAATGCAGTCCATTTCGGCATGTCCGGTCGCGGGTTCAAAGATCCGATCCGTGACCTGACCATCCAGGACAACAAGATCCACAGTTCCGGCCTGGACGGCATCAAGGTTTCGCAGGCATACAACGTCAAGGTACTGAACAACGATGTGTCCGGCTCCGGCGAAGAGGGTATAGACTTCGTCGCGGTCAACAATTCGCGCATCGCGGGCAACGACGTGTTCGGCAGCGACGGACCGTCCGCACTCGGAGTCAAGGGCGGGTCGTCCAACGTCAAGATCGAGAACAACACGGTCTGGGATGCCAAGGGTGCGGGCATCAGCGTGGGCGGCTGGACGACGGACAAGTGGATGTGGCCGAACGCGCGCAGCTATGAAGCCAAGGACCTGACGGTCGTCGGTAACGAGGTCCGGGACGTGGGCAAGGCCGCCATCCTCGTCTCCGGCGCGCGGGAGAGCCATATCGGCGACAACTATCTCGACCCCGATAACGGCCAGAAGGCCGCGATCTGGGTGGATCGCAGCAAGGCGGCCCACCCGAGCCCCATCTACTCCAAGGACATCTCCATCGAGGACAACTTCTTCGAAAGCTCCAAACTGGTGCAGGTGAACAAGGGCAACGGTGGCGGCCTGGATGTCAGCGGCAACTCCGCGGCCGCCTCAGGGCAGAAGGGCGTCTGGGCGTCCGCAAGGAGTGCCGGCGACGTGGCCGGGGCCTCGAACGATGCGGCCCCCGACATGATCGCAGTCGCGCGGGACGACCTGCCGGAGGGCTACGACCTCCAGCACGGCGGAGACCTGCCGGACGTCCGGATCGTCCTGGGCGACGAGTCCGTGATCTACACCCCGATCCGCGATGGCGACTTCGACGTGACGGACCTGCCGGACGGCGCTGTTTCTGCGGACGACTACCTGTTCTTCGAACCGGTTGACGACACCGCCGATAGTGCTGCGCTCGACGATGCGGCGGCGATCCTCACCGGATGGCACGCGCTCGACGAGGCGGCGCAGCCGGAACTGGCTGGCGTCGATCAGGCTAGCTCCTCCGCCTCCGGGTGGGTGCTCTAG
- a CDS encoding ribbon-helix-helix domain-containing protein, whose amino-acid sequence MCRVFAMQDPASYACETRAVRLHGHTTSIRLEAEFWAVLEEIAGREGLTLSRFLCTLHDEVLQQQGDVPNFASMLRVTCALYLRDPAAHAAALAGRRMRKIDAVVA is encoded by the coding sequence ATGTGCAGAGTATTCGCCATGCAGGACCCTGCTTCCTACGCATGCGAAACGCGGGCCGTCCGGCTGCACGGCCATACGACGAGCATTCGCCTGGAGGCCGAGTTCTGGGCGGTCCTGGAGGAGATCGCCGGCCGCGAAGGGCTGACGTTGTCGCGGTTCCTCTGCACCCTTCATGACGAGGTGCTGCAGCAGCAGGGCGACGTGCCGAACTTCGCCTCCATGCTCCGGGTCACCTGCGCGCTGTACCTGCGCGACCCTGCCGCCCATGCCGCTGCGCTCGCGGGCCGGCGGATGCGGAAAATCGATGCTGTAGTAGCATGA
- a CDS encoding GMC family oxidoreductase encodes MAAKFDINDDGVVVIVGSGAGGGTLGNELAQKGVKVVVLEAGPRVEMEEFVNDEWESFSQISWLDKRTTSGSWRVAKDFAGLPAWIVKAVGGSTVHWAGASLRFQEHEFKTRTHYGELAGANLLDWPITLAELEPYYGKAEHKMGVTGTNGIPRLPGNNNYKVLAAGAKALGYKEFHTGNMAINPKERDGRAACRQIGFCFQGCKTGAKWSTLMAEIPKGEATGNLEVRSDAQVLKIEHDASGKVTGVLYGDKAGNVMRQKARVVAVAGNSIESPRLLLNSASGMFPDGLANSSGQVGRNYMRHTTGSVYAVFEKPVHMFRGTTMAGIIRDESRFDPSRGFAGGYELETLSLGLPFMAAFLNPGAWGRGFTSALDGYDHMAGMWIVGEDMPQESNRITLHATEKDGFGQPIPNVHFDDHPNDIAMRNHAFRQGSAVYDAVGATRTIHTPPYPSTHNLGTNRMSERARDGVVNKHGQAHDVKNLFVSDGSQFTTGAACNPTLTIVSLAIRQADFIADQMGKREI; translated from the coding sequence ATGGCTGCGAAATTCGACATCAACGACGACGGCGTCGTGGTGATCGTGGGCTCGGGCGCCGGCGGCGGCACGCTCGGCAACGAACTGGCCCAGAAGGGCGTCAAGGTGGTGGTGCTGGAGGCGGGTCCCCGCGTGGAGATGGAGGAGTTCGTCAACGACGAATGGGAATCCTTCTCGCAGATCAGCTGGCTCGACAAGCGGACGACGTCGGGAAGCTGGCGAGTCGCCAAGGATTTCGCCGGACTGCCGGCGTGGATCGTCAAGGCGGTCGGCGGCTCGACCGTCCATTGGGCGGGCGCCAGCCTACGGTTCCAGGAGCACGAGTTCAAGACGAGGACCCATTACGGCGAGCTGGCCGGGGCCAACCTGCTGGACTGGCCGATCACGCTGGCCGAGCTGGAGCCCTACTACGGCAAGGCGGAGCACAAGATGGGCGTGACCGGGACCAACGGCATCCCCCGCCTGCCCGGCAACAACAATTACAAGGTTCTGGCGGCGGGCGCCAAGGCGCTGGGCTACAAGGAATTCCACACCGGCAACATGGCGATCAACCCGAAGGAGCGCGACGGCCGGGCGGCATGCCGGCAGATCGGCTTCTGCTTCCAAGGCTGCAAGACCGGGGCGAAATGGTCCACCCTGATGGCGGAGATCCCCAAGGGCGAGGCGACCGGCAACCTTGAGGTCAGGTCCGACGCCCAGGTGCTGAAGATCGAGCATGACGCCTCGGGCAAGGTGACCGGCGTGCTCTATGGCGACAAGGCCGGCAACGTCATGCGCCAGAAGGCCCGGGTCGTCGCGGTGGCCGGCAACTCGATCGAGAGTCCCCGGCTGCTGCTGAATTCAGCATCCGGCATGTTCCCGGACGGCCTCGCCAACAGTTCCGGCCAGGTCGGGCGCAACTACATGCGCCACACCACCGGATCGGTCTACGCCGTGTTCGAGAAGCCGGTCCACATGTTTCGCGGCACGACCATGGCCGGTATCATCCGGGACGAGTCGCGATTCGACCCGTCGCGGGGCTTTGCCGGCGGATATGAGCTGGAAACGCTGTCGCTCGGCCTGCCGTTCATGGCGGCGTTCCTCAATCCTGGCGCCTGGGGCCGCGGTTTCACGTCGGCCCTGGACGGCTACGACCACATGGCCGGCATGTGGATCGTGGGCGAGGACATGCCCCAGGAAAGCAACCGCATCACCCTGCACGCGACCGAGAAGGACGGGTTCGGCCAGCCGATCCCGAACGTGCATTTCGACGACCATCCCAACGATATCGCGATGCGCAATCACGCCTTCCGGCAGGGATCGGCCGTCTACGACGCGGTGGGGGCCACGCGGACGATCCATACCCCGCCCTACCCATCGACCCACAATCTCGGGACCAACCGGATGAGCGAGAGGGCGCGGGACGGCGTGGTCAACAAGCATGGTCAGGCCCATGACGTGAAGAACCTCTTCGTGTCCGACGGCAGCCAGTTCACCACCGGGGCTGCCTGCAACCCCACCCTGACCATCGTCTCGCTCGCCATCCGCCAAGCCGATTTCATCGCGGACCAGATGGGCAAGCGCGAGATCTGA
- a CDS encoding response regulator: MKLLDDLLQAAGYRTLTAVDGEQALDQAMQFMPNVILLDIGLPDMSGVDVARAIRNSDRLHKIPVIAVTAYATPEDEAVIRLAGCDEYVAKPISAPELLKLVRRHANFRLIGQEGGGEGS, translated from the coding sequence TTGAAGTTGCTCGATGACCTGCTTCAGGCGGCCGGCTACAGGACCCTGACCGCGGTCGACGGCGAGCAGGCGCTCGATCAGGCGATGCAGTTCATGCCCAACGTCATCCTGCTGGATATCGGCCTGCCCGACATGTCCGGCGTCGACGTCGCAAGGGCGATCCGGAACAGCGATCGGCTCCACAAGATCCCCGTGATCGCGGTGACCGCCTATGCGACGCCGGAGGACGAGGCCGTGATCCGTCTCGCCGGGTGCGACGAGTACGTGGCGAAGCCGATCTCCGCGCCCGAACTGCTGAAACTGGTCCGCCGGCATGCCAACTTCCGGCTCATCGGGCAAGAGGGAGGAGGGGAGGGGTCTTGA
- a CDS encoding VOC family protein — translation MAKVIHAMIRVLDEDRSRDFYGRAFGLEVADRYEFEGFTLVYLRNREADFEVELTVNHGRTEPYVHGDGYGHIAVAVDDLDVEHGRFTRLGFNPGPTKEFMRDGALMARFFFVQDPDGYKVEVLQRHGRYR, via the coding sequence ATGGCAAAAGTCATCCACGCGATGATCCGCGTGCTGGATGAAGACAGGTCGCGCGATTTCTACGGCCGGGCATTCGGCCTGGAGGTGGCGGACCGTTACGAGTTCGAGGGCTTCACCCTCGTTTACCTGCGCAATCGGGAGGCCGACTTCGAGGTCGAGCTGACCGTCAATCACGGCCGGACCGAACCTTACGTCCATGGGGACGGATACGGGCACATCGCGGTCGCCGTGGACGACCTGGACGTCGAGCACGGCCGGTTCACCCGACTGGGCTTCAATCCAGGTCCGACCAAGGAATTCATGCGCGACGGCGCCCTCATGGCGCGCTTCTTCTTCGTGCAGGACCCCGACGGCTACAAGGTGGAGGTGTTGCAGCGCCACGGCCGATACCGCTGA
- a CDS encoding right-handed parallel beta-helix repeat-containing protein, whose protein sequence is MWVSNKGSNSNSGSEGSPFKTIQAALDKATPGTAVMVKAGTYVENVNFKHSGTEKAPIWLISADGNGAAKIKPASAGTATIAGFGEENIVVRGFDVTAQSKQNGIQFGMAGTDFKDMVKNIVVEDNIIRGAGMDGIKISQGDNIHILDNTIIGAGDQGIDFVAVNDSVIARNDISKVTGVAGLFAKGGSTNVRIEYNRVHDVDVDGISIGGWTTPKWMRPGMRDYEAKNVVAIGNEVFDVGKRPLNFLGAVDSTATGNLLAGNPKYYTVVNVAAGKTGGKATPSSDITITDNTINRSTKWLTVESGQGKGLEVSGNRFDGVWNGKAGPNTGGSGTVPKPSDPVDTVTAVDASYTMPSSVENANVTRAGGSKVTGNAKDNVIKGGAGNDALDGGAGNDRLTGGGGNDVFVIAKGKGNDVITDFKAGSGAGDTVRLEGSSFSSFAAVKAAMKQSGADVVLDLGGGQTLKFLNIKLAAFAADDFGFSPAGSGPSPTPLPTVAQWRESAGFTASLKGTSKADTLTGTDKNEQLDGGSGHDVMKGGKGDDTYVAGSIYDKVVEKPGEGVDTVKVWDVSFTAPDNVENLIGLRAGGVALTGNGLSNIIKGGAGKDTIIGGGGADKLYGGGGSDSFVFKDLGDKGDVIMDFKVGQDILDLRPLMSGHGSDYDVEVVAKGTGAVAVWVHHDGKVDELVTLMGVGSNDIGSMQPGKAAWLLA, encoded by the coding sequence ATTTGGGTTTCCAACAAGGGCAGCAACAGCAACAGCGGATCCGAAGGCTCTCCATTCAAAACGATCCAGGCCGCACTGGACAAGGCGACCCCCGGAACGGCCGTCATGGTGAAGGCCGGTACCTATGTTGAGAACGTCAACTTCAAGCACAGCGGTACGGAAAAGGCGCCGATCTGGTTGATCTCGGCCGACGGCAACGGAGCGGCGAAGATCAAGCCGGCCAGCGCGGGGACCGCGACGATCGCCGGTTTCGGCGAGGAGAACATCGTCGTGCGTGGCTTCGACGTGACCGCGCAGTCCAAGCAGAACGGCATCCAGTTCGGCATGGCCGGCACCGACTTCAAGGACATGGTCAAGAACATCGTCGTCGAGGACAACATCATCCGCGGCGCCGGCATGGACGGCATCAAGATCTCACAGGGCGACAACATCCACATCCTGGACAACACCATCATCGGGGCCGGCGACCAGGGCATCGATTTCGTGGCGGTCAACGACAGCGTCATCGCCCGCAACGATATCTCCAAGGTCACCGGTGTCGCCGGCCTGTTCGCCAAGGGCGGTTCGACGAATGTCCGGATCGAGTACAACAGGGTCCATGACGTCGATGTCGACGGCATCTCCATCGGCGGCTGGACGACGCCCAAGTGGATGCGGCCGGGCATGCGCGATTACGAAGCGAAGAACGTCGTGGCGATCGGCAACGAGGTCTTCGACGTGGGCAAGCGCCCGCTCAATTTCCTGGGCGCGGTCGACAGCACGGCGACCGGCAACCTGCTGGCCGGCAATCCCAAATACTATACCGTCGTCAACGTCGCGGCCGGCAAGACGGGCGGCAAGGCGACCCCGTCTTCGGACATCACGATCACCGACAACACCATCAACCGGTCGACCAAGTGGCTCACCGTCGAGTCCGGCCAGGGCAAGGGCCTGGAGGTTTCCGGCAACCGCTTCGACGGCGTGTGGAACGGCAAGGCCGGTCCCAACACGGGCGGCTCCGGCACGGTGCCCAAGCCGTCCGATCCGGTAGACACCGTGACCGCGGTCGACGCCTCCTACACGATGCCGTCGTCGGTCGAGAACGCCAACGTGACGCGTGCCGGCGGCTCCAAGGTCACCGGCAACGCCAAGGACAACGTGATCAAGGGAGGTGCTGGCAACGACGCGCTCGACGGCGGCGCGGGCAACGACCGCCTGACGGGCGGCGGCGGCAACGACGTCTTCGTCATCGCCAAGGGCAAGGGCAACGACGTCATCACCGACTTCAAGGCCGGATCCGGCGCCGGCGACACCGTGCGCCTGGAGGGGAGTTCCTTCAGCAGCTTCGCCGCGGTCAAGGCGGCCATGAAGCAGTCGGGCGCCGATGTCGTGCTGGACCTGGGCGGCGGGCAGACGCTGAAGTTCCTGAACATCAAGCTCGCCGCCTTCGCGGCCGACGATTTCGGGTTCAGCCCGGCCGGTTCCGGACCGTCACCGACACCGCTGCCCACCGTGGCCCAATGGCGGGAGAGCGCCGGCTTCACCGCTTCGCTCAAGGGCACGTCGAAAGCCGATACCCTGACCGGAACCGACAAGAACGAACAGCTCGACGGCGGCTCCGGCCATGACGTCATGAAGGGCGGCAAGGGCGACGACACCTACGTGGCTGGAAGCATCTACGACAAGGTGGTCGAGAAGCCGGGCGAGGGCGTGGACACCGTCAAGGTCTGGGACGTCTCCTTCACGGCGCCGGACAATGTCGAGAACCTGATCGGGCTCAGGGCGGGCGGCGTGGCCCTGACCGGCAACGGCCTGTCCAATATCATCAAGGGTGGTGCCGGCAAGGACACCATCATCGGAGGCGGCGGCGCCGACAAGCTGTACGGCGGCGGCGGAAGCGACAGCTTCGTGTTCAAGGACCTTGGCGACAAGGGCGACGTCATCATGGACTTCAAGGTCGGCCAGGACATCCTCGACCTTCGGCCCCTGATGTCGGGCCATGGATCGGACTATGATGTCGAGGTGGTCGCCAAGGGGACGGGCGCCGTGGCCGTCTGGGTCCATCACGACGGCAAGGTGGACGAACTGGTGACCCTGATGGGCGTCGGGTCCAACGATATCGGCTCGATGCAGCCGGGCAAGGCGGCGTGGCTGCTGGCCTGA
- a CDS encoding FIST signal transduction protein: protein MIGVGRSNNPDPREAGTEAARRAVALLNAAESPAWALLFCGGKHDPALVLAGLRGVVGAIAVVGGSAAGGITGAGFGYSGFEVAVGLFPANLGKPVILVDDGLLDGEGPAGRRLGDRLSGIVEDGRVVLLFYDSVASTVPPRLHPASPLVEGIYQGLDGRRPHLVGAGTLTDMNLSDGYVFDGTRPRKHAAVAVVLPPSVGAETTILHGCVPVSAFMTITAVDGAEVLELDGRPALSVLEGMLGIEIGESHGRALSLMVTLGEKHGDPFAEYDENRYVNRLILRASPERRSITLFEPDFHLGSVVQIMSRDNGLMVQSVRDGVRLMNERFSNRQPILALYIDCAGRASARSGSEIEEAEVLLDEIAIPAPLLGLYSGVEIAPVGEEQSRSLDWTAVLTILHGDRSP from the coding sequence TTGATCGGCGTCGGCCGCAGCAACAATCCCGATCCGAGGGAAGCCGGCACCGAAGCGGCGCGTCGGGCGGTGGCGTTGCTGAACGCCGCCGAGTCTCCGGCCTGGGCATTGCTTTTCTGCGGGGGTAAGCATGATCCTGCCCTGGTCCTGGCGGGCTTGCGCGGAGTGGTCGGCGCCATCGCGGTGGTCGGCGGGTCCGCCGCGGGCGGGATAACGGGAGCCGGTTTCGGCTACAGCGGGTTCGAGGTCGCCGTGGGCCTGTTCCCCGCAAACCTCGGCAAGCCGGTCATCCTGGTCGATGACGGGCTGCTCGACGGCGAAGGCCCGGCCGGCCGCCGGCTCGGCGACCGGTTGAGCGGGATAGTCGAAGACGGCCGTGTCGTCCTGCTGTTCTATGACAGCGTCGCATCGACCGTCCCGCCGCGCCTGCACCCGGCCAGCCCGCTGGTCGAAGGCATCTACCAGGGGCTCGACGGCCGCCGTCCCCATCTGGTCGGCGCCGGCACCTTGACCGACATGAACCTGTCCGACGGCTACGTCTTCGACGGCACGCGCCCGCGCAAGCACGCCGCCGTCGCCGTCGTCCTGCCGCCCTCCGTCGGCGCGGAGACTACGATTCTCCACGGCTGCGTGCCGGTCAGCGCGTTCATGACGATCACTGCGGTCGATGGCGCCGAGGTCCTGGAACTGGACGGTCGCCCGGCGCTTTCGGTGCTCGAGGGCATGCTCGGGATCGAGATCGGCGAAAGCCACGGCAGGGCCTTGTCCCTTATGGTTACCCTCGGCGAGAAGCACGGCGATCCGTTTGCCGAGTACGACGAGAACCGCTATGTAAATCGCCTGATCCTGCGAGCCTCTCCGGAGCGTCGGTCCATCACTTTGTTCGAACCGGACTTTCATCTGGGATCCGTCGTTCAGATTATGTCGCGGGACAACGGTTTGATGGTACAAAGTGTTCGTGACGGCGTGCGCCTGATGAACGAGCGGTTTTCCAACCGGCAGCCTATCCTGGCGCTCTACATAGACTGCGCCGGAAGGGCGAGTGCGCGGAGCGGATCCGAGATCGAAGAGGCGGAAGTCCTGTTGGACGAGATTGCCATACCGGCCCCCTTGCTGGGCTTGTATTCGGGGGTCGAGATCGCGCCCGTCGGGGAGGAGCAGAGCCGCTCGCTGGACTGGACCGCGGTACTGACGATCCTGCACGGCGACCGCAGTCCATGA
- a CDS encoding sensor histidine kinase, which translates to MTERRAEDLERELAFYRRQCNDLGARVLRLQEDQSRAHREARRSRTAARLLRTAFGLVNVDASEEAVGNRMLEIVLDNLVCDRAAILRRDPHRGLFTIVNRLGFGRPRPVEDVALAEPPEFYFTSSREASDGIGAVLTEALGLPFVIWAYDPASGIALLLGNRMEANVSRPFGADDREIVEAALGVFADIMQRRRAEEELRIAKIAAEEANSIKAAFLANLSHELRTPLNAIIGFAEIIRDEFYGSAPQEKYREYASDIHENGRHLLSLIQDILDFSRLQSGKATLREEHVDLNQAAAAALGTVAPLARSRGVVLAVGIRSGMPAILADPTRIRQILINLVGNAVKFTPAGGRVEIRADLTEDGGAVLQVIDTGIGIAPEDIPRAMEPFCQLENTYTRRFGGTGLGLPLCRTLAERHGGSLAIDSEPGRGTTVTVQLPRQRVADGSASVFYRA; encoded by the coding sequence ATGACGGAGCGCAGGGCCGAGGATCTGGAACGCGAACTCGCCTTCTACCGTCGGCAGTGCAACGACCTGGGTGCCCGCGTCCTGCGCCTGCAGGAGGACCAGAGTCGCGCCCACCGGGAGGCGCGCAGGTCGCGCACGGCCGCCCGGCTGCTGCGGACCGCCTTCGGCCTCGTCAACGTCGATGCCTCGGAGGAGGCGGTCGGCAACCGAATGCTGGAGATCGTGCTGGACAACCTGGTCTGTGATCGGGCCGCCATCCTTCGTCGCGACCCGCACCGGGGATTGTTCACCATCGTCAACCGGCTGGGCTTCGGCCGCCCGCGCCCCGTGGAGGACGTGGCGCTGGCGGAGCCGCCGGAATTCTACTTCACCTCGTCGCGGGAAGCCTCCGACGGGATCGGCGCCGTCCTGACGGAGGCGCTCGGCCTGCCGTTCGTGATCTGGGCCTATGATCCGGCGTCCGGCATAGCGCTGCTGCTCGGCAACCGGATGGAGGCGAATGTTTCGCGACCCTTCGGTGCCGACGACCGGGAGATCGTCGAGGCGGCACTCGGGGTCTTCGCCGACATCATGCAGCGCCGGCGGGCCGAGGAGGAACTGCGCATCGCGAAGATCGCCGCCGAGGAGGCCAATTCGATCAAGGCGGCCTTCCTGGCCAATCTCAGCCATGAGCTGCGTACGCCCCTGAATGCGATCATCGGCTTTGCGGAGATCATCCGGGACGAGTTCTACGGATCGGCCCCGCAGGAGAAGTACCGGGAATATGCCTCCGATATCCACGAGAACGGCCGGCACCTCCTGAGCCTGATCCAGGACATCCTCGATTTCTCACGCCTGCAGTCCGGCAAGGCCACCCTGCGGGAGGAGCATGTGGATCTCAACCAGGCCGCGGCCGCCGCCCTGGGCACCGTCGCGCCTCTGGCGCGGAGCCGGGGCGTCGTGCTGGCGGTCGGTATCCGCAGCGGAATGCCGGCCATTCTCGCCGATCCGACCCGCATCCGGCAGATCCTGATCAATCTCGTCGGGAACGCGGTCAAGTTCACCCCCGCAGGCGGCCGTGTCGAGATCCGGGCCGACCTGACCGAGGACGGCGGAGCGGTGCTCCAGGTGATCGACACCGGCATCGGCATCGCGCCGGAGGATATCCCCCGCGCCATGGAGCCGTTCTGCCAGCTTGAGAATACCTATACACGCCGGTTCGGCGGGACCGGGCTCGGGTTGCCGCTATGCAGGACGCTCGCGGAGCGCCACGGCGGCTCCCTTGCCATCGACAGCGAACCGGGACGGGGCACCACCGTGACCGTCCAGCTTCCCCGCCAGCGCGTCGCCGACGGGTCGGCGTCGGTCTTCTACCGCGCCTGA
- a CDS encoding fatty acid desaturase: MPPDDTGVQPMCASTPTPATFQDRKQAARRWAQQLAVFKQPVLGRSVGQIGTTLLPLAGLTILMGFSLQVGYWLTLLLAVPAAFFLVRAFILQHDCGHGSLFKSGWANDALGRCLSVLTMTPYGYWKREHAIHHATSGNLEKRGIGDITTLTVREYLALSRWGRLRYRLYRHPIVLFGIGPAFMFLIRHRIAIGDGTNDRAAWTSVLGTNVAILAAFGAASLAFGWVPVLMVWGPVILLAATIGIWMFYVQHQFEGVQWHHEDEWDFHASALDGCSFYDLPRWLHWLTGYIGYHHVHHLSSKIPNYRLRDCHLSIPDLQRVRSLGLIESLKTVSLALWDEDSRRMIRFGDLRERMA, from the coding sequence ATGCCGCCCGATGACACCGGGGTGCAGCCAATGTGCGCCTCGACCCCCACGCCTGCGACCTTTCAGGACAGAAAGCAGGCAGCTCGCCGCTGGGCCCAACAGCTCGCGGTCTTCAAGCAGCCCGTCCTTGGGCGCAGCGTCGGACAGATCGGAACGACCCTGCTTCCGCTCGCCGGGTTGACCATACTGATGGGCTTCAGCCTGCAGGTGGGATACTGGCTGACACTGCTGCTCGCCGTCCCCGCAGCCTTTTTCCTGGTGCGGGCCTTCATCCTTCAGCATGACTGCGGCCACGGCAGCCTGTTCAAGTCCGGCTGGGCCAACGACGCGCTCGGACGCTGCCTCTCCGTGCTGACCATGACCCCCTATGGCTACTGGAAGCGCGAGCACGCGATCCACCATGCCACGTCGGGCAATCTGGAAAAGCGCGGCATCGGCGATATCACCACCCTGACCGTCCGCGAATACCTGGCCCTCTCCCGCTGGGGCCGGCTGCGCTACCGGCTGTACCGGCACCCGATCGTGCTGTTCGGCATCGGCCCCGCCTTCATGTTCCTGATCCGTCACCGGATCGCGATCGGCGACGGCACGAACGACCGCGCCGCCTGGACCAGCGTGCTGGGCACCAACGTCGCGATCCTGGCGGCATTCGGGGCGGCCTCGCTGGCGTTCGGCTGGGTTCCGGTCCTGATGGTCTGGGGTCCGGTCATCCTGCTGGCGGCGACGATCGGCATCTGGATGTTCTACGTCCAGCACCAGTTCGAAGGGGTCCAGTGGCACCATGAGGATGAGTGGGATTTCCATGCCTCGGCACTGGACGGCTGCTCCTTCTACGACCTGCCGCGGTGGCTGCACTGGCTGACCGGCTATATCGGCTATCACCACGTCCACCACCTGTCGTCCAAGATCCCGAACTACCGGCTGCGGGATTGCCATCTCTCGATACCCGACCTTCAGCGGGTCCGCTCCCTCGGCCTGATCGAGAGCTTGAAAACCGTAAGCCTCGCCCTGTGGGACGAAGACAGCCGCAGGATGATCCGTTTCGGGGACCTGCGCGAGCGTATGGCCTGA
- a CDS encoding twin-arginine translocation signal domain-containing protein translates to MRTIDKRVKVTRRSFLKSGAAAAGVTALASGTAAISPSGAWAMTAKHLKPDTMVTLVRMARDLYPHDRLGEVHYARAVEPYDGKAGENADLKRLIEDGVAGLDTAARAKYARPYADVGEEDDRVAVLKSIEATPFFQKVRGDMVVALYNQPEVWVKFGYEGSSAEHGGYLERGFDDIDWLKNA, encoded by the coding sequence ATGAGGACCATCGATAAACGGGTAAAGGTGACCCGGCGCAGCTTCCTGAAATCGGGCGCGGCGGCCGCCGGCGTCACGGCCCTGGCAAGCGGGACCGCAGCGATCTCCCCGTCCGGCGCCTGGGCGATGACCGCGAAGCATCTCAAGCCGGACACCATGGTGACCCTGGTCCGTATGGCGCGGGACCTGTACCCGCACGATCGGCTGGGCGAGGTCCATTATGCGCGCGCGGTCGAGCCCTATGACGGCAAGGCCGGCGAGAACGCCGACCTGAAGCGGCTGATCGAGGACGGCGTGGCCGGCCTCGACACCGCGGCACGGGCCAAGTACGCACGCCCCTATGCCGATGTCGGCGAGGAAGACGACCGGGTCGCCGTCCTGAAATCCATCGAGGCCACCCCGTTCTTCCAGAAGGTGCGCGGCGACATGGTCGTGGCGCTCTACAACCAGCCGGAGGTGTGGGTGAAGTTTGGCTATGAGGGGTCTTCCGCCGAACATGGCGGCTACCTGGAGCGGGGCTTCGACGACATCGATTGGCTGAAGAACGCCTGA